A portion of the Roseovarius sp. SCSIO 43702 genome contains these proteins:
- a CDS encoding glutamine synthetase family protein, producing the protein MAETDLERFVDAEGRDEKIKEVRKMIDDKGIEYLYLQFVSVTGKIMGKGIPADHWENIAKKGFQLVYGATVNLFTNRAGEYLGYGPEAAELIGIPEPETFMQLPWAPQIGRFYCTLFRNREEKENPGGYLTADCRGNLRRMHEEFEKKHGRKLRIGTEPEMMWLKFDENGKPKDGYSKPFCYHIDQFESLRPVSMQVIRYARKMGLDMIQGDHEDAPGQLELNWMFDDVLRNADRLTTYRQICAQVARENGIFACFMTKPFMGVSASGCHHNMSLWRGGEDEFVKCGNDPDDLPGMRDNYMYVKGGENTFMPDDDDPQMPGKEGLEAIGGVVHHLQALTAVGCSTVNSYRRLWDTGFWAPVFADWGFQNRTTGLRVSAPGRFEYRSVDSMVNPYLMGTTLLAAMDDGIDNKLDPGKPEERNIYQAIKDGKDVKKLPMSLGEALEFLKNDEVVQRGMPGEMYRLFHEYKYDEYARFMSTVTDWDSDTYMECLP; encoded by the coding sequence GTGGCCGAAACCGACCTCGAAAGATTTGTAGACGCCGAAGGGCGCGACGAGAAGATCAAGGAAGTCCGCAAGATGATCGATGACAAGGGCATCGAGTATCTGTATCTGCAGTTCGTGTCGGTCACCGGCAAGATCATGGGCAAGGGGATCCCTGCCGATCACTGGGAGAACATCGCCAAGAAGGGCTTCCAGCTTGTCTACGGCGCGACGGTCAACCTGTTCACAAACCGCGCGGGCGAATACCTGGGCTATGGTCCCGAGGCCGCCGAGCTGATCGGGATTCCCGAGCCCGAAACCTTCATGCAGCTTCCCTGGGCGCCGCAGATCGGGCGGTTCTACTGCACGCTGTTCCGCAACCGCGAGGAGAAGGAAAATCCGGGCGGATACCTGACCGCCGATTGCCGCGGCAACCTGCGCCGGATGCACGAGGAATTCGAGAAGAAGCACGGTCGCAAGCTGCGCATCGGGACCGAACCCGAGATGATGTGGCTCAAGTTCGACGAGAACGGCAAGCCCAAGGACGGATATTCCAAGCCCTTCTGCTATCACATCGACCAGTTCGAAAGCCTGCGGCCCGTGTCGATGCAGGTGATCCGCTACGCGCGGAAGATGGGTCTCGACATGATCCAGGGCGACCATGAGGACGCGCCGGGGCAGCTCGAGCTGAACTGGATGTTCGACGACGTGCTGCGCAATGCCGACCGTCTGACCACCTACCGCCAGATCTGTGCGCAGGTCGCACGCGAGAACGGTATCTTCGCCTGTTTCATGACGAAACCTTTCATGGGCGTTTCGGCGAGCGGGTGTCACCACAACATGAGCCTGTGGCGTGGCGGCGAGGACGAGTTCGTGAAATGCGGCAACGACCCCGACGACCTGCCGGGGATGCGCGACAATTACATGTATGTGAAGGGTGGTGAGAACACCTTCATGCCCGACGATGACGACCCGCAGATGCCCGGCAAGGAGGGCCTCGAGGCGATCGGGGGCGTGGTCCATCACCTTCAGGCGCTGACCGCCGTGGGTTGCTCGACCGTCAACAGCTATCGCCGGCTCTGGGATACGGGTTTCTGGGCGCCGGTCTTTGCCGACTGGGGATTCCAGAACCGGACGACGGGTCTGCGCGTCTCGGCGCCGGGGCGGTTCGAATACCGGTCGGTCGATTCGATGGTGAACCCCTATCTCATGGGCACCACGCTTCTGGCCGCGATGGATGACGGGATCGACAACAAGCTCGACCCCGGCAAGCCGGAGGAGCGCAACATCTACCAGGCGATCAAGGATGGCAAGGACGTCAAGAAGCTGCCCATGAGCCTTGGGGAGGCGCTCGAGTTCCTGAAGAACGATGAGGTGGTGCAGCGCGGGATGCCGGGCGAGATGTATCGCCTGTTCCACGAGTACAAATACGATGAGTATGCGCGTTTCATGTCCACCGTGACGGATTGGGACTCGGATACTTACATGGAGTGTCTTCCCTGA
- a CDS encoding glutamine amidotransferase yields the protein MCGIAGLIHRGKSSSVGSEMTAMLQALKHRGPDSTGYAVYGEPTEGELIMRLKVAEAEDMDRGRGIHKVIEDRIEEVERILEEHGAKIKSKEAPREYSLRYVITHPDDTGEMAAHMEETEGVEILSMGNGLELIKDLGDAKVVSEAYGLNDFQGTHGIGHTRMATESDVDIKSAHPYWAFPYNDVSVVHNGQITNYWIMRREMERKGHRFMSNCDSELLAVYTAHNLANGISLEESLRKSIDEIDGVFTYLVATKDQLGMAKDTMAAKPLVLYESDDLIAMASEEVAIRAILPQEIDTYDPYDEEVRVWQA from the coding sequence ATGTGCGGAATTGCAGGACTGATTCACAGGGGCAAGAGCAGCTCGGTCGGCTCGGAAATGACCGCCATGCTGCAAGCTCTGAAACACCGGGGGCCGGACAGCACGGGCTATGCCGTCTATGGCGAACCGACCGAGGGCGAGCTCATCATGCGCCTGAAAGTGGCCGAGGCCGAGGACATGGATCGCGGCCGGGGCATCCACAAGGTGATCGAGGACCGGATCGAGGAAGTCGAGCGCATCCTCGAGGAGCATGGCGCCAAGATCAAATCGAAGGAGGCGCCGCGCGAATACTCGCTGCGCTATGTCATCACCCATCCCGATGACACCGGCGAGATGGCCGCCCATATGGAGGAGACCGAAGGTGTCGAGATCCTGTCGATGGGCAACGGTCTCGAGCTCATCAAGGATCTGGGCGACGCCAAGGTCGTGTCGGAGGCCTACGGGCTCAACGATTTCCAGGGCACGCATGGCATCGGCCATACGCGGATGGCGACCGAGTCGGATGTCGACATCAAATCTGCGCACCCTTACTGGGCCTTTCCCTACAATGACGTGAGCGTGGTCCATAACGGCCAGATCACGAACTACTGGATCATGCGCCGCGAGATGGAGCGCAAGGGCCACCGTTTCATGTCGAATTGCGACAGCGAGCTTCTGGCGGTCTATACGGCGCACAACCTCGCCAACGGCATCAGCCTCGAGGAGAGCCTGCGCAAGTCGATCGACGAGATCGACGGCGTGTTCACCTACCTGGTGGCCACCAAGGATCAGCTCGGCATGGCCAAGGACACGATGGCCGCGAAACCGCTCGTCCTCTACGAGAGCGACGACTTGATCGCGATGGCGAGCGAAGAGGTGGCGATCCGCGCGATCCTGCCGCAGGAAATCGACACGTATGATCCCTACGACGAGGAGGTCCGGGTATGGCAAGCGTAA
- a CDS encoding GXGXG motif-containing protein, producing the protein MASVSDAELKKMTQDERAKALGMTTEQLTGKSLYVEFDPDAEERFTYPWAPDVDFNKRTEFDCDGKTTTEVNSQIRELMREGYGTIVLKNPRGMHSLGVGILSRLNLIIEGSTGYFTVGLIDGPNVRITGRVGWSCGENMMSGTIMIEKNAGSTFGAAIRGGDLVCRGSVGSRTGIDQKGGTIIVGGDTGALSGFMMQRGRMVVCGNAGKNLGDSMYDGTIFVGGEIKSLGVDAVEAELTDLDKKWLTRKLTQYGLMPDKGVDHFTKVVAGKQLWNYDNLEPSEKKLIL; encoded by the coding sequence ATGGCAAGCGTAAGCGACGCAGAACTCAAGAAAATGACGCAGGACGAGCGCGCCAAGGCGCTCGGCATGACGACGGAGCAACTGACGGGCAAGTCCCTCTATGTCGAGTTCGATCCCGACGCGGAAGAGCGGTTCACCTACCCTTGGGCGCCGGATGTCGATTTCAACAAGCGGACCGAGTTCGACTGCGACGGCAAGACCACGACCGAGGTGAACTCGCAGATCCGGGAGCTGATGAGGGAGGGCTACGGCACGATCGTGCTCAAGAACCCGCGCGGCATGCACTCGCTGGGTGTGGGTATCCTGTCGCGGCTCAACCTCATCATCGAGGGATCGACCGGGTACTTCACGGTCGGGCTGATCGACGGGCCGAACGTGCGCATCACCGGGCGCGTGGGCTGGTCCTGCGGCGAGAACATGATGTCCGGCACGATCATGATCGAGAAGAACGCGGGCTCCACCTTCGGCGCGGCGATCCGGGGCGGTGACCTTGTCTGTCGCGGCTCGGTCGGGTCGCGGACGGGCATCGACCAGAAGGGCGGCACGATCATCGTGGGTGGCGACACCGGCGCGCTGTCGGGCTTCATGATGCAGCGGGGCCGGATGGTTGTCTGCGGCAATGCCGGCAAGAACCTGGGCGACTCGATGTATGACGGCACGATCTTCGTCGGAGGCGAGATCAAGTCGCTCGGCGTCGACGCGGTGGAGGCCGAGCTGACCGATCTCGACAAGAAGTGGCTGACCCGGAAGCTGACCCAATATGGCCTGATGCCCGACAAGGGGGTGGATCACTTCACCAAGGTCGTCGCGGGCAAGCAGCTCTGGAACTACGACAACCTCGAGCCGTCCGAGAAGAAACTCATTCTGTAA
- a CDS encoding FMN-binding glutamate synthase family protein — MADGDLPKKPALARDVNRIGDSFIFPPHVMDDIHIKSELGRYRMRGFSLFKKIPHWDDLTFLPGTLTRFVIEGYREKCETKTVIGPRAKKPLELDIPVYITGMSFGALSYEAKTALARGATMAGTATCSGEGGMIPDERRYSSKWFYQCIQSRYGFNPNHLVLADGCEFFIGQGCKVGLGGHLMGQKVTDQVAEMRSLPAGIDQRSPARHPDWLGPDDLALKIQEIREATDWQIPIQLKLGASRVYDDVRMAVKCDPDSIYIDGMEGGTGAGPHLATEDTGVPGMAAIRQARKAIDDLGKRGEISLVYAGGIRNGADVAKAIALGADAIAIGHSAMMALNCNKDIPEANYPEEIGAEPGYCYHCHTGRCPVGVATQDPKLRERLDPDAAAERVYNFLHTLTIEAQLFARACGKTYLHSLEPEDLAALTMEASAMAGVPLAGTNHTVGVEDYHHL; from the coding sequence ATGGCTGATGGTGATCTGCCGAAGAAACCAGCGCTGGCACGCGATGTGAACCGCATCGGTGACAGCTTCATCTTTCCCCCGCATGTCATGGACGACATCCATATCAAGTCCGAACTGGGCCGGTATCGGATGCGGGGTTTCTCGCTTTTCAAGAAGATCCCGCATTGGGACGACCTGACCTTCCTTCCCGGCACGCTGACGCGGTTCGTGATCGAGGGATACCGCGAGAAATGCGAGACCAAGACCGTGATCGGTCCGCGCGCCAAGAAACCGCTGGAACTCGATATCCCGGTCTACATCACCGGCATGAGCTTCGGCGCGCTGAGTTACGAGGCCAAGACCGCGTTGGCGCGCGGTGCGACGATGGCCGGCACGGCGACCTGTTCGGGCGAGGGGGGGATGATCCCCGACGAGCGGCGTTACAGTTCGAAATGGTTCTACCAGTGCATCCAGTCGCGCTATGGCTTCAACCCCAACCACCTCGTGCTGGCGGACGGGTGCGAGTTCTTCATCGGCCAAGGCTGCAAGGTCGGTCTCGGCGGGCACCTCATGGGTCAGAAAGTGACCGACCAAGTGGCCGAGATGCGCTCGCTTCCGGCGGGTATCGACCAGCGGAGCCCGGCGCGGCATCCCGACTGGCTCGGGCCCGACGACCTGGCGCTCAAGATCCAGGAGATCCGCGAGGCGACGGACTGGCAGATTCCGATCCAGCTCAAGCTGGGCGCGTCCCGTGTCTATGACGATGTGCGGATGGCCGTGAAATGCGATCCCGACTCGATCTATATCGACGGCATGGAAGGTGGCACGGGCGCAGGTCCGCATCTTGCGACCGAGGATACCGGCGTGCCAGGCATGGCCGCGATCCGTCAGGCCCGCAAGGCCATCGACGACCTGGGCAAGCGGGGCGAGATCAGCCTTGTTTACGCAGGTGGTATCCGCAACGGCGCGGACGTGGCCAAGGCGATTGCCCTGGGTGCGGACGCGATTGCCATCGGTCATTCGGCGATGATGGCGCTCAACTGCAACAAGGACATCCCCGAGGCGAACTATCCCGAGGAAATCGGCGCGGAGCCGGGATATTGCTACCACTGCCACACAGGGCGCTGTCCCGTGGGCGTGGCCACGCAGGATCCAAAGCTGCGCGAGCGGCTCGACCCCGATGCCGCGGCCGAGCGTGTCTACAACTTCCTGCACACCCTCACCATCGAGGCGCAGCTTTTCGCGCGTGCTTGCGGCAAGACCTATCTTCACTCCCTGGAGCCCGAGGACCTGGCCGCGCTCACGATGGAGGCTTCGGCCATGGCGGGCGTGCCGCTGGCGGGGACGAACCACACCGTCGGCGTCGAGGATTATCACCACCTGTAA
- a CDS encoding carbon-nitrogen hydrolase family protein produces the protein MARHLHIACLQTPPVPDFDAALEVATSLAETAAGQGAEMLFLPEYCGGLRTANGRLAPPVAAEEDHPVLAGLSELAARLGVWINVGSIAIEGPGDKFLNRGYMIDDAGRIRGRYDKIHLFDVTLSEDEIYRESDSVAPGCKAIIHDTPKARIGHTICYDLRFPELFRRLAQGGAEILVCPAAFTRLTGAAHWHVLNRARAIETTRFVVSACAAGDIAGGGGSYGHSLIVSPWGEMLAEGGDAPGVVSAVIDLEQVRATEARIPSLANGRDFAPAETTKTTKTIRELEEG, from the coding sequence ATGGCACGCCATCTGCATATCGCCTGTCTGCAAACCCCTCCGGTGCCGGATTTCGATGCGGCGCTGGAGGTCGCTACATCATTGGCCGAGACGGCAGCGGGGCAGGGGGCGGAAATGCTTTTCCTGCCCGAATATTGTGGCGGGCTGAGAACCGCGAACGGCCGCCTCGCGCCACCCGTCGCCGCGGAAGAAGATCATCCGGTCCTCGCGGGCCTGAGCGAATTGGCCGCGCGGCTCGGCGTCTGGATCAACGTGGGCTCAATCGCCATCGAGGGGCCGGGGGACAAGTTCCTGAACCGCGGCTACATGATCGACGACGCGGGGCGCATCCGGGGACGGTATGACAAGATCCACCTTTTCGACGTGACGCTCTCGGAGGATGAAATCTATCGCGAGAGCGACAGCGTCGCGCCGGGGTGCAAAGCCATCATCCACGATACCCCCAAGGCCCGGATCGGCCATACGATCTGCTACGATCTGCGCTTTCCCGAGCTTTTTCGCCGGCTCGCACAGGGCGGGGCGGAGATACTCGTCTGTCCCGCGGCCTTCACCCGTCTCACGGGCGCGGCCCATTGGCACGTGTTGAACCGCGCGCGCGCCATCGAGACGACGCGTTTCGTCGTTTCGGCCTGCGCGGCGGGTGACATCGCGGGCGGGGGCGGCAGCTATGGCCATTCGCTCATCGTCTCGCCCTGGGGCGAGATGCTAGCGGAGGGGGGCGATGCGCCGGGCGTGGTGAGTGCGGTCATCGACCTCGAGCAGGTGCGCGCGACCGAGGCGCGAATCCCGAGCCTTGCAAACGGACGCGATTTCGCGCCGGCCGAGACTACGAAGACGACCAAGACCATCAGGGAGCTGGAAGAGGGCTGA
- a CDS encoding APC family permease translates to MSVSDGNQGNAPIQGESNLHRAISWPQAFWLASGVPALVLFSIGGIAATIGNPSWVIWILSVSFGFLQAFIYAEIAGLFPSKSGGASVYGAAAWVRYSKFLAPLSVWCNWLAWTPVLAIGGGLAAGYILNVFFDPDSAIRSWQITLVNLDFLKEGISLRIDATFLIGAVILFVVFGIQHGGVLRAARFQTIMGLAVVIPLLIVGIVPLLTGDVLAENLTPLKPLAFDGDGNVTEGNWDRAGWTLFLGGLFIAAWSAYAFETAICYTSEFKNPAYDTPRAILFAGGLCIVVYTLVPLSFQGVLGVDGMLQEGIVDGSAVAGAMAGMVGGGSFVFSLMVIMLILALLLAVMTSMAGSSRTLYQGGVDGWLPRYLGRANEHGAPTPAMWTDLGFNLILLLMSDYLFVLAVSNCCYLIFNFLNLNAGWIHRIDSAETPRPWRCPTPLMVVGVILSFVNAVLLGAGANVWGEGTLMSGIIAALLILPVFAFRHYVQDKGKFPKEMLDDLHLSSRDLNVRKAGMKPYIALAAGIVVAIVANQIFYL, encoded by the coding sequence ATGTCTGTATCGGATGGAAACCAGGGGAATGCGCCCATTCAGGGCGAAAGCAACCTGCACAGGGCGATCAGTTGGCCACAGGCCTTCTGGCTGGCGAGCGGGGTTCCCGCGCTGGTCCTGTTCTCGATCGGCGGGATCGCCGCGACGATCGGCAACCCTTCGTGGGTGATCTGGATACTGTCGGTATCGTTCGGCTTTCTCCAGGCCTTCATCTATGCCGAGATCGCCGGGCTCTTCCCGTCGAAAAGCGGCGGGGCCTCGGTCTACGGCGCGGCGGCCTGGGTGCGCTACAGCAAGTTCCTGGCGCCGCTATCGGTCTGGTGCAACTGGCTCGCCTGGACGCCGGTCCTTGCCATCGGCGGCGGGCTGGCGGCGGGGTATATCCTCAACGTCTTCTTCGACCCTGACAGCGCGATCCGATCGTGGCAGATCACGCTGGTCAATCTCGACTTCCTCAAGGAAGGCATCAGCCTACGGATCGACGCGACCTTCCTGATCGGCGCGGTGATCCTCTTCGTCGTCTTCGGCATCCAGCACGGGGGCGTCCTGCGCGCCGCGCGGTTCCAGACGATCATGGGCCTCGCCGTGGTGATCCCACTTCTGATCGTGGGCATCGTGCCGCTGTTGACGGGCGACGTGCTGGCCGAGAACCTCACGCCTCTGAAGCCGCTGGCTTTCGACGGCGACGGCAACGTGACGGAAGGAAACTGGGACAGGGCCGGATGGACGTTGTTCCTTGGCGGGCTCTTCATCGCGGCTTGGTCGGCCTACGCCTTCGAGACGGCGATCTGCTACACCTCCGAGTTCAAGAACCCTGCCTATGACACGCCGCGCGCGATCCTCTTTGCCGGTGGCCTCTGCATCGTGGTCTACACGCTCGTGCCGCTGTCGTTCCAGGGGGTCCTGGGCGTCGATGGCATGTTGCAGGAGGGGATCGTCGACGGCTCGGCCGTGGCGGGTGCGATGGCCGGAATGGTGGGCGGCGGATCCTTCGTCTTCTCGCTTATGGTCATCATGCTGATCCTCGCGCTGCTGTTGGCGGTGATGACCTCGATGGCCGGCTCGTCGAGGACGCTCTACCAGGGTGGTGTCGATGGGTGGCTGCCGCGCTACCTTGGTCGCGCGAACGAGCACGGAGCACCCACGCCCGCGATGTGGACGGATCTGGGCTTCAACCTGATCCTGCTTCTCATGTCGGATTATCTGTTCGTGCTCGCCGTCTCGAACTGCTGCTACCTGATCTTCAACTTTCTCAACCTCAACGCCGGCTGGATCCACCGTATCGACAGCGCCGAGACGCCGCGCCCCTGGCGCTGCCCGACGCCGCTCATGGTCGTGGGCGTGATCCTCAGCTTCGTCAACGCGGTCCTTCTGGGCGCGGGTGCGAATGTCTGGGGCGAGGGGACGCTGATGTCGGGGATCATCGCGGCGCTGCTGATCCTTCCGGTCTTCGCCTTCCGGCATTACGTGCAGGACAAGGGGAAGTTTCCCAAGGAGATGCTCGACGATCTGCATCTGAGTTCACGCGACCTCAACGTTCGCAAGGCGGGGATGAAACCCTACATCGCCCTTGCGGCGGGGATCGTGGTCGCGATCGTCGCGAACCAGATCTTCTATCTCTGA
- a CDS encoding NAD(P)-binding domain-containing protein, producing MAKKRIAIIGAGPSGLAQLRAFKSAQEKGEEIPEIVCYEKQSDWGGLWNYTWRTGVDEYGNPCHGSMYRYLWSNGPKEGLEFADYYFEDHFGKPIASYPPRAVLFDYIEGRVKKAGVRDLIRFNTVVRDVRALDDGGFEVTARDCEADKESRETFDHVIVASGHFSFPNVPYYPGFESFNGRILHAHDFRDAREFEGKDLLILGTSYSAEDIGSQCWKYGCKSITVAHRTAPMGYDWPENWKEVPALEKVEGRTAHFIDGTSVEVDAIILCTGYKHHFPFLPDDLRLKTANRLAANDLYKGVVYVDNPDLFYLGMQDQWYTFNMFDAQAWWVRDCIMGKIELPDRATMEADWKKRQEEEDALEDDYACIAYQGAYVQELIDETDYPSFDVEAANQAFYEWKKHKKKNIMEFRNHGYTSPMTGTKAPPHHTPWKDALDDSLESYLQTS from the coding sequence ATGGCGAAGAAACGCATTGCCATCATCGGGGCCGGACCGTCGGGCCTGGCGCAGTTGAGAGCCTTCAAGTCTGCGCAGGAGAAGGGCGAGGAGATCCCCGAGATCGTATGCTACGAAAAGCAGTCGGACTGGGGCGGCCTATGGAATTATACGTGGCGCACCGGCGTCGATGAATACGGCAATCCCTGCCACGGCTCGATGTATCGCTACCTTTGGTCGAACGGCCCGAAAGAGGGGCTCGAGTTCGCGGACTACTATTTCGAGGATCATTTCGGAAAGCCGATCGCCAGCTATCCGCCCCGCGCCGTCCTTTTCGACTATATCGAGGGCCGGGTGAAGAAGGCGGGCGTCCGGGACTTGATCCGGTTCAACACGGTCGTGCGCGACGTGCGCGCGCTTGACGACGGCGGGTTCGAGGTGACGGCCCGCGACTGCGAGGCCGACAAGGAAAGCCGCGAGACCTTCGATCACGTGATCGTCGCGTCGGGCCACTTCTCGTTCCCGAACGTGCCCTATTACCCGGGGTTCGAATCGTTCAACGGCCGCATCCTGCACGCCCATGATTTCCGCGACGCGCGCGAGTTCGAGGGCAAGGACCTGCTGATCCTCGGCACGTCCTATTCCGCCGAGGACATTGGCAGCCAGTGCTGGAAATACGGCTGCAAGTCGATCACGGTCGCGCATCGCACCGCGCCCATGGGCTATGACTGGCCCGAGAACTGGAAAGAGGTGCCCGCGCTTGAAAAGGTCGAAGGGCGCACCGCGCATTTCATCGACGGCACGAGCGTCGAGGTGGATGCGATCATCCTCTGCACCGGCTACAAGCACCATTTCCCGTTCCTGCCCGACGATCTGCGGCTGAAAACAGCCAACCGGCTGGCGGCGAATGATCTCTACAAGGGCGTGGTCTACGTGGACAACCCGGACCTCTTCTATCTCGGGATGCAGGACCAGTGGTACACGTTCAACATGTTCGACGCGCAGGCCTGGTGGGTGCGCGATTGCATCATGGGCAAGATCGAGCTGCCCGACCGGGCCACGATGGAGGCCGACTGGAAGAAGCGGCAGGAGGAAGAAGATGCGCTCGAGGACGATTACGCCTGCATCGCCTACCAGGGCGCCTATGTGCAGGAACTGATCGACGAAACGGATTACCCGAGCTTCGACGTGGAGGCCGCGAACCAGGCGTTCTACGAATGGAAGAAGCACAAGAAGAAGAACATCATGGAGTTCCGCAACCACGGCTATACCTCGCCGATGACAGGAACCAAGGCGCCGCCGCACCACACCCCGTGGAAGGATGCGCTCGATGACAGTTTGGAGAGTTATCTCCAGACGAGCTAG
- a CDS encoding LysR substrate-binding domain-containing protein, translating to MKQKKLLPPLDYLRAFEAAAIHGSFAGAARSLSISETSISRKVRLLELHYDVPLFVRGHRSITLTPQGERLLAPVRNALDHLREASRGMLAQAGRDDVVNLAATNSVASLWLMPRLRRFTRANPRVRIRLTASDNDAECLGDGIDLAILRGDGDWPGYSARMLFGETVFPVCSPDYLRRHPEAATLEGLRKLDLIEIANQHTEWMNWRGWLEAQDAAAGPVGGATVFNTYPLAIQAAADGLGIALGWGHLVDRMLENGELVRPVGDVNARTHFGYYLLRREDRESFPELRIVADWLLAESAARQRYGARPVGDSSVPSQGSDEAIRDRDVTASQSPRTGGGSPTGPGPSRSKRERET from the coding sequence ATGAAACAGAAGAAACTGCTGCCCCCGCTCGATTACCTGCGCGCCTTCGAGGCGGCGGCGATCCACGGCAGTTTCGCGGGCGCGGCCCGTTCCCTCAGCATTTCCGAGACCTCGATCAGCCGCAAGGTCCGCCTGCTCGAACTGCATTACGATGTGCCGCTCTTCGTGCGCGGTCATCGCTCGATCACCCTCACGCCACAGGGCGAACGCCTGCTCGCCCCCGTCCGCAACGCGCTCGACCACCTTCGCGAGGCGTCGCGCGGCATGCTCGCCCAGGCGGGCCGCGACGATGTCGTCAACCTCGCGGCCACGAACTCGGTCGCCTCGCTCTGGCTCATGCCGCGCCTGCGCCGCTTCACCCGCGCCAACCCGCGCGTGCGGATCCGGCTCACGGCCTCCGACAACGATGCCGAGTGCTTGGGCGACGGGATCGACCTCGCGATCCTGCGCGGAGACGGCGACTGGCCCGGCTATTCGGCGCGGATGCTCTTCGGGGAAACCGTCTTTCCGGTCTGCTCCCCCGACTACCTGCGCCGCCATCCCGAGGCGGCCACGCTCGAGGGGTTGCGCAAGCTCGACCTGATCGAAATCGCCAACCAGCACACCGAATGGATGAACTGGCGCGGCTGGCTCGAGGCACAGGATGCCGCGGCCGGCCCGGTGGGCGGCGCCACGGTCTTCAACACCTACCCGCTCGCGATCCAGGCGGCGGCCGACGGCCTTGGCATCGCGCTCGGCTGGGGCCATCTCGTTGACCGGATGCTCGAAAACGGCGAACTGGTTCGCCCCGTGGGCGACGTGAACGCGCGCACCCATTTCGGCTATTACCTGCTCAGGCGCGAGGATCGCGAGAGCTTCCCCGAGCTTCGCATCGTCGCCGACTGGCTGCTCGCCGAAAGTGCCGCGCGCCAGAGATATGGCGCGCGGCCAGTCGGGGACAGCTCCGTCCCGTCTCAGGGTTCGGACGAAGCGATCAGGGATCGAGACGTTACCGCCTCGCAGTCGCCCCGGACCGGTGGCGGATCGCCGACCGGCCCGGGGCCGTCTAGGTCTAAACGGGAGAGAGAGACCTAG
- a CDS encoding ABC transporter substrate-binding protein, which translates to MRLTSILSVAAIGIGATAVQAEDSSDPIIIPIHNWSSQIVMSNAVGQMLEEAGLNVEYVTTDSQAVYESIRLGDVTLEMEVWEGAFGASFRAAMEKGGIVDVGDHDAVTREDWWYPMWTKEACPGLPDWKALNECAEVFATAETGDKGRYLDGPVDWLKHGKERVEALDMDFVVINAGSAAALWAEIGAAEADKKPVVVFNWTPNFAEAVWPGEFVEFPEWEDGCDTDPSVGPNPDALYDCGNPANGYLKKAAWEGMEEKWPTAYCILENISFTNPQIAQMAKLVDTDDLEPEEAASEWLDNNADVWEPWVNSCTS; encoded by the coding sequence ATGCGACTTACATCCATCTTGTCCGTTGCCGCGATCGGTATCGGCGCGACCGCCGTGCAGGCCGAGGACAGCAGCGACCCCATCATCATTCCAATCCACAACTGGTCGAGCCAGATCGTCATGTCGAACGCGGTCGGCCAGATGTTGGAGGAGGCGGGGCTCAATGTCGAATACGTGACGACCGATAGCCAGGCGGTCTACGAATCCATCCGGCTCGGTGACGTGACGCTCGAGATGGAGGTCTGGGAAGGCGCGTTCGGGGCCTCGTTCCGGGCGGCCATGGAGAAGGGCGGGATCGTCGACGTGGGGGACCATGATGCGGTCACGCGCGAGGACTGGTGGTACCCGATGTGGACCAAGGAGGCCTGCCCGGGCCTGCCCGACTGGAAGGCGCTCAACGAATGCGCGGAGGTCTTCGCCACCGCCGAGACGGGTGACAAGGGCCGCTATCTCGACGGGCCGGTCGACTGGCTCAAGCACGGCAAGGAACGGGTCGAGGCGCTCGACATGGATTTCGTCGTGATCAACGCGGGCAGCGCCGCGGCGCTCTGGGCCGAGATCGGGGCCGCGGAGGCCGACAAGAAACCCGTGGTGGTGTTCAACTGGACGCCCAACTTCGCCGAGGCCGTGTGGCCGGGCGAGTTCGTGGAGTTCCCCGAGTGGGAGGACGGCTGCGATACCGATCCGTCCGTGGGACCGAATCCCGACGCGCTCTACGATTGCGGCAACCCCGCCAACGGCTACCTGAAAAAGGCCGCGTGGGAGGGCATGGAAGAGAAATGGCCCACCGCCTACTGCATCCTCGAGAATATCAGCTTCACCAACCCGCAGATCGCGCAGATGGCGAAGCTCGTCGATACCGACGATCTCGAGCCCGAGGAGGCGGCGTCCGAGTGGTTGGACAACAACGCCGATGTCTGGGAGCCCTGGGTCAACAGCTGCACGAGCTGA